A genomic segment from Armatimonadota bacterium encodes:
- a CDS encoding RNA polymerase factor sigma-70, whose protein sequence is MQPPTLHWVRIEATVFMEGESQVKRSYRRFMQMSDREIVEQAQKGDEQAAEFLLYKYRNLVRTKVRSYFLLGAEREDLLQVGMIGLWQAILDYRTDKPISFPAFAKVCIQRHIITAIKAATRQKQMPLNTSLSLEVTAEDEDADWSLADMLPAEPSSDPEERLLRAEDTRQLQRTLQQLLSDFEWRVLMHYHFGKSYREIAEALQCKTKSVDNALARIKRKVAGLPLGKADLRELFMNN, encoded by the coding sequence ATGCAGCCGCCCACTCTACACTGGGTGAGGATTGAAGCAACGGTGTTCATGGAAGGTGAATCGCAAGTCAAGCGCAGCTATCGTCGCTTCATGCAGATGTCCGACAGGGAAATCGTAGAACAGGCACAGAAAGGCGACGAGCAGGCTGCAGAGTTCCTGCTGTATAAGTATCGCAATCTGGTTCGCACCAAGGTTCGATCATATTTCCTGTTGGGCGCAGAGCGGGAGGACCTGCTACAGGTCGGCATGATTGGGCTGTGGCAGGCAATCCTCGATTACCGAACGGATAAGCCCATCTCATTCCCGGCGTTCGCCAAGGTGTGCATCCAGCGCCATATCATCACCGCCATCAAAGCGGCGACACGACAGAAGCAGATGCCTTTGAACACCTCCCTCTCGCTGGAGGTGACAGCGGAAGACGAAGATGCAGATTGGAGCCTGGCGGATATGCTGCCCGCCGAGCCGAGTAGCGATCCTGAGGAGCGGCTCCTGCGCGCCGAGGACACCCGCCAGCTGCAACGGACCCTACAGCAACTGCTGAGTGACTTCGAATGGCGCGTGCTGATGCATTACCACTTTGGCAAATCGTATCGGGAGATCGCCGAGGCGTTGCAGTGCAAAACGAAGTCGGTAGACAACGCCCTGGCGCGAATCAAACGTAAGGTGGCAGGGCTGCCTCTGGGCAAAGCCGACCTGCGCGAACTCTTTATGAATAACTGA
- the glyQ gene encoding glycine--tRNA ligase alpha subunit, with protein MTFQELLLRLEQFWAQHGCLILQPYDVEVGAGTMAPGTALRSLGPEPWNVAYVQPSRRPADGRYGRNPMRVQHYYQYQVILKPSPENVVDLYLDSLRALDIDPLEHDIRFVEDDWEAPTLGASGVGWEVWLDGTEITQFTYFQQMGGIECRPVCAEITYGPERLAMCLQKKESFWELEWAHGITYGEVDRHAEIEHNYYNFDYADVEMLFRLFEMFEAEGHRIAGLGYTHPAFDYALKCSHVFNLLDARGSISVTERASYINRVRALARKCCILYLQQREEMGFPLLKTQEALTAV; from the coding sequence ATGACCTTTCAGGAACTACTGCTGAGACTGGAACAGTTCTGGGCGCAACACGGGTGCCTGATTTTACAGCCCTACGATGTGGAGGTTGGAGCAGGCACGATGGCGCCTGGCACGGCACTGCGCAGCCTCGGACCAGAGCCGTGGAACGTCGCGTACGTACAACCCTCCCGCCGCCCCGCCGACGGACGCTACGGGCGTAATCCCATGCGCGTGCAACACTACTACCAGTATCAGGTCATCCTCAAGCCATCGCCGGAGAACGTGGTGGACCTGTATCTGGATAGCCTGCGCGCGCTGGACATTGACCCTCTCGAACACGACATCCGCTTTGTGGAGGACGACTGGGAAGCTCCAACTCTGGGCGCGTCTGGCGTGGGCTGGGAAGTGTGGCTAGACGGCACCGAAATCACGCAGTTCACCTACTTCCAGCAGATGGGAGGCATTGAGTGTCGCCCCGTTTGCGCCGAAATCACCTACGGTCCCGAGCGACTGGCGATGTGCCTGCAGAAGAAAGAGAGCTTCTGGGAGCTGGAGTGGGCGCACGGCATCACCTATGGCGAGGTGGACCGACACGCCGAGATAGAGCACAACTACTACAACTTTGACTATGCAGACGTGGAGATGCTGTTCCGCCTCTTTGAGATGTTCGAGGCGGAGGGTCATCGCATTGCAGGTTTGGGATATACACACCCGGCTTTTGATTATGCGCTGAAGTGTTCGCATGTATTCAACCTGCTGGATGCGCGGGGCAGCATCTCCGTTACCGAACGCGCCAGCTATATCAACCGCGTGCGTGCACTGGCACGGAAGTGCTGCATACTGTACCTCCAGCAGCGTGAAGAGATGGGCTTCCCGCTGCTGAAAACACAGGAGGCGTTGACTGCGGTATGA
- a CDS encoding signal peptidase I produces MKTMLLAWLASAMRVAVVSALVFLLTVNFVGQGFRVDGRCMEPNLHHGERVLTEKVSYRWRQPRRGDVVVFRVPDGTNELMVKRVIALPGERISIRNGKVYINGCPLPEPYRRYEMHYFMREKTVPEGMLFVMGDNRDVSNDSRDWGFLPMRRVMARVWCRYQLPWRFELVR; encoded by the coding sequence ATGAAAACGATGCTACTCGCGTGGCTTGCTTCCGCCATGCGAGTAGCGGTGGTCAGCGCCCTCGTATTTTTGCTAACGGTAAACTTCGTAGGTCAAGGGTTCCGTGTGGATGGGCGATGCATGGAACCCAATTTACATCATGGGGAGCGCGTGCTCACCGAAAAGGTCAGCTACCGGTGGCGACAGCCCCGGCGCGGCGACGTGGTGGTTTTTCGGGTTCCCGATGGCACCAACGAACTGATGGTGAAACGGGTGATCGCTTTGCCCGGGGAACGCATCAGCATTCGCAACGGCAAGGTGTACATCAACGGATGCCCTCTGCCGGAGCCGTATCGGCGCTATGAGATGCACTATTTCATGCGCGAGAAAACGGTGCCCGAGGGAATGTTATTCGTCATGGGAGATAACCGCGACGTGAGCAACGACAGTCGCGACTGGGGATTCCTGCCTATGCGTCGCGTGATGGCGCGGGTGTGGTGCCGATACCAGCTGCCCTGGCGCTTCGAACTGGTTAGATAA
- the glyS gene encoding glycine--tRNA ligase beta subunit: MADLLLEIGTEELPAGVVESALEQLQAAVTQRLQEARIAFGAVETFGTPRRLILFLQEVAPAQTDVVREVRGPAANIAFDAQGHPTPAALGFARKQGVDVSELEVVHTPQGDYVMAKVFERGKPTVEVAASLFPEAIRSLTFPKMMRWGSGNLRFCRPIRWLLALYGGEVVPFELDGIRSGNRSRGHRFLAPEAFEVRTPADLFHQLDERYVLYDHRRRREVIREQANRLAEQVGGHILWDDALLDEVTHLVEYPTALLGRFEPTFLNLPEPILITAMKKHQRFFAVVDAQGKLLPYFVAVRNGDDRHLDVVRDGNERVLTARFNDAHFFYERDRQQPLEAFVGELKRIVFQERLGTMADKTARLAKIAREMAEQVGLDPSLAERAATLCKADLATEVVMELPALQGVMGREYALLSGEENTVAQAIAEHYMPRFAGDDLPESVLGRLLAVCDRVDTLVGYVGALGIIPTGSGDPFGLRRAAQGVVQILATVEGMPRLWSLVDTAIRAYAQQGVSVGEEGLRQLAQMFLGRMEALLEDEGVRYDVVQTVLAEERVEPFAARANAHMLNALPMQRLTPVALAATRVRNILKASEAVKLAQTAILRPPLEWLAQVDTTLFQQEEEHTLHERALQHQQQITEAAERFRSEEVFSLLEAFTEPVNRFFDAVLVMAPDEAIRRNRLLLLAGVDALYRYLGDFSKLVV; this comes from the coding sequence GTGGCAGATTTACTGCTCGAGATCGGAACCGAAGAGCTGCCCGCAGGTGTGGTGGAAAGCGCGCTGGAGCAGCTGCAGGCTGCAGTGACCCAGCGACTGCAGGAGGCGCGTATCGCTTTTGGTGCGGTGGAGACCTTTGGTACACCGCGCAGGTTGATCCTGTTCCTCCAGGAGGTTGCACCGGCTCAGACCGACGTCGTGCGCGAAGTGCGCGGTCCTGCGGCGAATATCGCGTTTGACGCACAGGGTCACCCTACCCCCGCTGCGCTGGGGTTCGCCCGCAAGCAGGGCGTGGACGTAAGCGAACTGGAAGTGGTGCATACCCCGCAGGGCGACTACGTGATGGCGAAGGTTTTCGAACGCGGCAAACCGACCGTAGAGGTCGCAGCCAGTCTCTTTCCCGAAGCCATCCGCTCCCTGACCTTTCCCAAAATGATGCGCTGGGGCAGTGGCAACCTGCGTTTCTGCCGTCCGATACGCTGGTTGCTGGCGTTGTATGGTGGCGAGGTCGTGCCGTTTGAACTGGACGGCATCCGCAGCGGCAACCGCTCCCGCGGGCATCGATTCCTCGCACCGGAGGCGTTTGAAGTGCGAACCCCTGCCGATCTGTTTCACCAGCTGGACGAGCGATACGTGCTGTACGATCACCGCCGCCGGCGAGAGGTGATTCGCGAGCAGGCAAACCGCCTTGCGGAACAGGTTGGCGGGCATATCCTGTGGGACGATGCGCTGTTGGACGAGGTCACCCATCTGGTGGAGTACCCCACTGCCTTGCTGGGGCGTTTTGAGCCCACCTTTCTGAACCTGCCTGAACCGATACTCATTACCGCGATGAAGAAACACCAGCGGTTCTTCGCGGTGGTGGATGCTCAGGGCAAACTGTTGCCGTACTTCGTGGCAGTGCGCAACGGCGATGACCGCCATCTGGACGTCGTGCGCGACGGTAATGAGCGTGTGTTGACCGCTCGATTCAACGATGCGCACTTCTTCTACGAGCGCGACCGCCAGCAACCGCTGGAGGCGTTTGTGGGCGAACTAAAGCGCATCGTGTTTCAGGAGAGGCTCGGCACGATGGCAGACAAGACCGCTCGCCTGGCGAAGATAGCACGGGAGATGGCGGAGCAGGTAGGGCTAGACCCCTCGCTGGCGGAACGGGCTGCTACCCTCTGCAAAGCCGACCTGGCCACCGAAGTGGTGATGGAGCTGCCCGCGCTGCAGGGTGTCATGGGCAGGGAGTACGCCCTGCTGTCGGGCGAAGAGAACACCGTCGCTCAGGCGATCGCCGAGCACTACATGCCCCGTTTCGCCGGGGACGATCTTCCCGAAAGCGTACTCGGGCGGCTGCTCGCAGTATGTGATCGGGTGGATACACTGGTGGGCTACGTGGGCGCTTTGGGGATTATACCTACCGGTTCCGGCGACCCATTTGGCTTGCGGAGAGCTGCACAGGGCGTGGTGCAGATTCTGGCCACGGTGGAGGGGATGCCGCGCCTGTGGTCACTGGTGGATACGGCGATACGCGCGTATGCACAGCAGGGGGTCAGCGTCGGTGAGGAGGGATTGCGTCAGCTGGCGCAGATGTTCTTGGGAAGGATGGAGGCTCTGCTGGAGGACGAGGGTGTCCGCTACGACGTGGTTCAGACGGTGTTGGCGGAAGAGCGCGTGGAGCCGTTTGCAGCGAGGGCGAATGCTCATATGCTCAACGCCTTGCCTATGCAGCGGCTGACCCCCGTGGCGCTGGCAGCAACGCGCGTGCGCAACATCCTAAAGGCGAGTGAGGCGGTCAAACTGGCGCAGACCGCTATCCTGCGACCACCCCTGGAATGGCTCGCACAGGTGGACACGACGCTCTTCCAGCAGGAGGAGGAGCATACCCTGCACGAAAGAGCTCTGCAACACCAGCAGCAGATTACCGAAGCGGCGGAGCGGTTCCGCAGTGAAGAGGTGTTTTCCTTGCTGGAAGCGTTCACCGAACCAGTCAACCGCTTCTTTGATGCCGTACTGGTGATGGCACCGGACGAGGCGATACGACGCAATCGCCTGCTGTTGCTGGCTGGCGTAGATGCTCTCTATCGGTACCTCGGCGATTTCAGCAAGCTGGTGGTTTGA